The Pseudophaeobacter arcticus DSM 23566 genome includes a region encoding these proteins:
- a CDS encoding thioredoxin domain-containing protein: MKLHYQSGACPMASHIALHETGHRFEIEAIDMRPHPWPSSALQWG; this comes from the coding sequence ATGAAACTCCACTACCAATCTGGCGCCTGCCCGATGGCCAGCCATATCGCCCTACATGAAACCGGCCACCGGTTTGAAATCGAAGCCATTGATATGAGGCCGCATCCATGGCCGAGCTCAGCGCTGCAATGGGGCTGA
- a CDS encoding zinc-binding alcohol dehydrogenase family protein encodes MKAVGFTHYLPIEDESAFLDLNVEKPQPEGRDILVNIKAVAINPVDTKVRAPKEKVEETPRIIGYDASGVVEAVGSDVTLFKPGDEVYYAGDITRSGTNAEFHLVDERIVGRKPASLSHAEAAALPLTTITAYEAFFDRLGIDRDGADAGQSLLIIGAGGGVGSIGIQLAKQAGLTVIATASRSETSDWVKSLGADHVVNHRKDMVAQVQAIGIKHVDHIAIFNDMRHWNTAVELIRPQGGIVSIDDTDLPMPMGGMKTKAASFHWEFMFARSMHHTPDMIEQHHLLSYVAGQIDAGSIKTTLSEVLSPINAANMREAHRLVETGQAKGKIVIEGF; translated from the coding sequence ATGAAAGCTGTCGGATTTACACACTACCTGCCCATTGAGGACGAGAGTGCGTTTCTCGATCTCAACGTTGAAAAACCACAGCCCGAAGGCCGAGATATTCTGGTGAACATCAAGGCAGTTGCCATCAATCCGGTGGACACAAAGGTGCGCGCACCCAAAGAAAAGGTGGAAGAGACACCACGCATCATCGGCTATGATGCGTCCGGCGTGGTCGAAGCCGTCGGTTCGGATGTGACTCTCTTCAAGCCGGGAGATGAGGTGTATTATGCGGGCGACATCACCCGCTCGGGCACCAATGCGGAGTTTCATCTTGTCGATGAGCGGATCGTCGGCCGTAAGCCTGCGTCCCTGTCGCATGCCGAAGCCGCCGCGCTCCCTCTGACGACAATCACAGCTTACGAGGCGTTCTTTGATCGTCTGGGCATAGACCGCGACGGGGCGGATGCCGGACAATCACTACTTATCATAGGTGCGGGTGGTGGTGTCGGCTCCATTGGTATCCAGCTTGCCAAACAGGCCGGGTTAACAGTGATCGCCACCGCATCCCGTTCCGAAACTTCGGATTGGGTGAAATCGCTTGGCGCGGATCACGTCGTCAACCACCGCAAAGATATGGTTGCGCAGGTGCAAGCAATTGGCATCAAGCACGTCGATCATATCGCGATATTCAACGACATGCGGCACTGGAACACGGCGGTTGAATTGATCCGCCCGCAAGGCGGCATTGTCAGTATCGACGACACCGATCTGCCCATGCCAATGGGTGGAATGAAGACCAAGGCCGCGAGCTTTCATTGGGAGTTCATGTTTGCCCGCTCAATGCACCATACACCGGACATGATCGAGCAGCATCACCTTCTATCCTACGTGGCCGGTCAAATTGATGCGGGAAGCATCAAGACAACCCTCTCCGAGGTTCTGTCCCCGATCAATGCCGCCAACATGCGTGAAGCGCACAGGCTGGTCGAAACGGGTCAAGCCAAGGGGAAGATCGTAATCGAAGGATTTTAA
- a CDS encoding DUF4399 domain-containing protein, which yields MKHLIIAATAGLLIAGTASADSHRRPAPEGASAYIVSPADGSTVSNPVTIVFGLEGMGVAPAGTDADNTGHHHLLIDADPSTLDMDSGLPATDQIVHFGGGQTQVTKELPAGTHTLQLLLGDWSHVPHNPPVMSEVITITVN from the coding sequence ATGAAGCATTTGATAATCGCTGCTACAGCAGGACTTCTGATTGCCGGGACTGCGTCCGCTGACTCTCACCGGCGCCCGGCGCCCGAAGGTGCCAGCGCGTACATTGTTTCGCCGGCGGATGGATCAACGGTGTCAAATCCGGTTACTATCGTTTTTGGATTGGAGGGTATGGGCGTCGCCCCGGCCGGAACAGACGCGGACAACACCGGTCACCATCATCTTCTGATCGACGCCGACCCAAGTACGCTGGACATGGATTCCGGACTGCCCGCAACCGACCAGATCGTCCATTTCGGGGGGGGCCAGACACAGGTGACCAAAGAACTGCCTGCAGGCACGCATACGCTGCAACTGTTGCTTGGCGATTGGAGCCACGTTCCACACAACCCGCCTGTGATGAGCGAGGTTATTACAATCACGGTGAACTAA
- a CDS encoding MBL fold metallo-hydrolase, whose amino-acid sequence MTKIQIETIPILPFGMLNSFLIVHGDDAILVDTGLPKSEAKIFKTLKKLGLSWSNVKLIVLTHAHIDHAGSAVAIKALTSAPIWAHAREVPYCSGQPPKLAATGPFGWTFQKTGAIERPFPYFKPDEIMTAGEIGLEDRGFPLKIIHTPGHTPGSVSVLLENDRVIAGDLAASGVLLGGIALRNKPKRPPFEEDRLAVATSLELLLQRGCKTFYLGHGGPLNADRIEKHVSTLRRVQA is encoded by the coding sequence ATGACCAAGATCCAAATTGAGACTATCCCAATTCTGCCTTTCGGGATGCTTAATTCTTTCCTCATCGTACATGGAGACGATGCCATTCTTGTGGATACGGGGCTACCCAAGTCCGAAGCAAAGATATTCAAGACGTTGAAGAAACTTGGCCTGAGTTGGTCCAATGTAAAATTGATTGTTCTGACGCATGCGCATATCGATCATGCCGGATCTGCCGTCGCGATAAAGGCTTTGACCTCTGCTCCTATTTGGGCCCATGCACGTGAAGTTCCATACTGTTCTGGTCAGCCCCCCAAGCTCGCAGCAACGGGTCCGTTTGGGTGGACATTCCAAAAGACCGGGGCGATCGAAAGACCGTTTCCCTATTTCAAACCGGATGAGATCATGACGGCTGGGGAGATAGGCCTGGAGGATCGCGGGTTTCCACTGAAAATCATCCACACTCCTGGCCACACGCCGGGATCGGTTTCGGTTCTGTTGGAAAATGACCGCGTTATTGCGGGAGATTTGGCAGCCTCTGGCGTGCTGCTCGGTGGTATCGCATTGCGAAACAAGCCCAAGCGCCCCCCTTTTGAAGAAGATCGCTTGGCGGTGGCAACCTCACTGGAGCTCTTGTTGCAGCGAGGGTGCAAGACCTTCTACCTTGGCCACGGAGGGCCTTTGAATGCTGATCGGATCGAAAAACACGTGTCAACTCTGAGACGCGTTCAAGCGTGA
- a CDS encoding TetR/AcrR family transcriptional regulator — protein MAELSAAMGLNPPSIYAAFGNKQALFERCAGHYAQSVAAYAPRAIDEEATAAKALHRYLSEAVEAFSAEERPKGCLLVSAATNCGKGGRGAQDLLAGYRQASEAMIAGRIRRGIEDGDMPSATDPDLLAKYVSVLIQGLAAQARDGATADDLHGVVELALGCVDVSL, from the coding sequence ATGGCCGAGCTCAGCGCTGCAATGGGGCTGAATCCGCCCAGCATCTACGCGGCTTTCGGCAACAAGCAGGCGCTATTCGAACGCTGCGCCGGCCATTATGCACAGAGTGTTGCGGCCTATGCGCCGCGCGCGATCGACGAGGAAGCAACCGCTGCCAAAGCACTGCATCGCTATCTGTCTGAGGCCGTCGAAGCGTTTTCTGCCGAAGAGCGGCCCAAAGGCTGTCTGCTTGTCAGCGCGGCAACCAATTGCGGCAAAGGCGGCCGGGGCGCGCAGGATCTGCTCGCCGGATACAGGCAGGCCAGCGAAGCAATGATCGCCGGTCGGATCCGGCGCGGAATTGAGGATGGAGACATGCCCTCGGCCACAGATCCGGACCTGTTGGCGAAATACGTTTCTGTACTGATTCAAGGGCTGGCCGCACAGGCCCGCGATGGGGCGACAGCAGATGATTTACACGGTGTGGTGGAACTGGCGCTCGGCTGCGTTGACGTTTCGCTTTAG
- a CDS encoding winged helix-turn-helix transcriptional regulator, which translates to MKDAIATTRPWADPVTGQCPVADTLRVLGGKHGAKILHCLTAGERHFLELQREMDGVSRKVLRAQLKEFEESGLVARTPKGDARQRVGYALTRKGSALGDILGQLYDWQQTFG; encoded by the coding sequence ATGAAAGACGCAATTGCGACGACCCGCCCCTGGGCTGACCCGGTGACCGGGCAATGTCCGGTGGCAGATACTTTGCGCGTTTTGGGCGGAAAGCATGGGGCAAAAATCCTTCATTGCCTCACCGCAGGAGAGCGGCACTTTCTTGAGCTTCAGCGGGAGATGGATGGCGTCAGCCGAAAGGTGCTGCGGGCCCAGTTGAAAGAGTTTGAAGAGAGCGGGCTGGTTGCGCGCACCCCCAAAGGTGACGCGCGTCAACGTGTCGGTTACGCCCTGACGCGCAAAGGATCCGCGCTTGGTGATATCCTCGGACAACTCTACGACTGGCAACAGACCTTCGGTTGA